TACCTGGCGACCAACTTCTATGCTGATTATAACAAAACATTTAATGAAGCCCACAACCTGACATTACTGGCCGGTATTAACTACGAACAGTCTGTGTACAGCAACCTTACTGCTCAGAGAAACGGGATCATTTATTCGGGTGTTGAAGACATTAACCTGGCATTGGGGCAGAGTATTGTAACCAATGGAGGTTATCAGAAATGGGCCATTGCCGGAGGGTTTTTCCGCGTGAACTACAACTTCCGCGAACGTTACTTGCTGGAAGTGAATGGGCGTTATGATGGTTCTTCGAAATTCCCTACCGATCAGCAATGGGCGTTTTTTCCATCAGCATCAGCCGGATGGAGGGTATCTGAGGAGCCGTTCTGGCAGGTTAGCCCCAAGGTGCTTTCTAATGTAAAACTGCGTGCTTCCTACGGCTCGCTTGGAAACGGTAACATCGATCCGTACACATTCAATGAGAAGTTTGCGATCGGACAGTCTGGTAGGGTTATCAATGGAATTCGTCCACAGGCAACCCGCCAGCCAAATGTAGTTCCCGATGGATTGACCTGGGAAACTTCCACAACTGGTAACATCGGTCTTGAATTCAGCAGCTTGAACAAACGCCTTACGTTTGTTGGAGACTTTTATCGCCGCTGGACATCCGATATGTTTACGTTTGGGCAGACATTGCCTGCGGTATTTGGAACGGGCGTTCCAAAAGGTAACTATGCCGACCTGAAAACCACTGGATGGGAGCTTTCGATCAACTGGGCAGACCACTTTACAATGGGTTCCAAACCATTCAATTACAGCGCGCGCTTCACACTTGCGGATTCAAAAGCGATTATTACAAAATACAATAACCCTGATAAAAACCTGACGGATTACTACGAAGGACAGCAGGTAGGGGAGATCTGGGGCTACCGCGTGGAGGGACTTTTCAGAACGCAGGCTGAAATCGCAGATTCACCTTCACAAAGCAACATCCCGAACACGAACACCAGAAAGAACTATGTGGGTGATATCAAGTTCAAAAACCTGGATGGTGACAATACGATCTATCAGGGGCAGAACCGTGTAGGAAACTCGGGTGACAAAACCATTATCGGAAACTCCGAGTCGCGCTACATTTTTGGTATGAACCTTTCGGGTGACTGGAACGGGTTTTTCGTAGCCGGACTTTTTCAGGGTGTTATGAAGCAGGACTGGTACCCATCTTCGGAAGCTCGTTTCTGGGGACAATATAACCGGCCGTACAATGCATACCCACGCTGGCAGCAAAACAACATGTTCCGCGAAGAACTTGGGAATTTCGACGCATACCTGCCGCGTCTGGTAGGCTACACGGCGCAAGGCTCAGGCCGTGCACTGCAGGTTGCCAACGACCGTTATCTGCAAAACGCAGCTTACATCAGGCTGAGAAATTTACAGATAGGCTACACGATCCCGAATAGCATTGTTTCCAAAATCCATGCCCGCGACCTGAAAGTCTATTTGTCGGCAGAAAACATCTGGACGTGGTCGCCTATGTACAAATGGACGCGTGATACCGACGTCACCAGCATTTACGGATCCGACCGTGACCTGAGCGGCGGAACCAGCGGAGATGGTTACAACTATCCAATGCTGAAAGCCGTATCACTAGGTCTGACACTCAACTTTTGATCTATCATGAAAACTATAAAGTTATATAACTACACATTGGCCCTGCTGTTGGTTTGCAGTGTCAGCTCATGCGATTTGACGGAAGTACCGGTCGAAACCGCCACCAACGAAGCCGTATTCAGCTCAGAAGGCGGCCTGGATCTTTATACCAATTCATTTTACGACCTGCTTCCCGGTACCGACGCAGGCGTATTCCAGGACGACGACAATTCAGATTTGATAGCGCGTAACGGTGTCGATAACTACCTGGCACCAGGTGCGCTGAGCCCGATCACTAGCGGTGGCTGGGTATGGACGGATCTTCGGAATATTAATTACTTTATTGAAAATGCGGAGAAAAGCTCGGTACCAACTAAAAACCATTATTTGGGTGTTGCCCGCTTTTTCCGTGCATTGTTTTATTTTGATAAGGTAAAAAGATTCGGCGATGTGCCCTGGATCGACAGAACGATACCTGTAACCGACGAAGAAACTTTGTACGGAAAGCGTCAGGACCGTTTTGAGGTAATGGACAATGTACTCGCTGACCTGAACTATGCGATTGCAAACATCACATTGACTTCTGATCCGACTGTCACGCGGATCACGAAGAATGTGGCACGTGCCTATAAAACACGTATCTGTCTTTATGAAGCGTCTTTCCGTAAGTACCACACCGAGTACAGCAAGCAGGCGACGGCTAATACCTGGTACGAAGAAGTTGTGAAGGAAGCTAATGCCATTACCGGATTTACATTGCATGAAGGAGTTGCGCCGGAAAGGGCTTACCGCGATATGTTTATTGCAAAATCCGCTTTCACAGACGAGACCATTTTGTCGGTTGCATTGAGTGCGAGTTTGCAGGTTTTCAGTTCTGCCAACCGCCGGTTTATCAGCCCTACTTATGGAAACCGTCCTAGCCTCACGCGTCGTTTTATCAATACTTACCTTAATCTGGACGGAACGCCTTTCACCAGCAAAGCCGGCTACCAGACTACACCGTTTGTAGAGGAAGTGAAAAACCGCGATCTGCGTTTGAAACAAACCATCCGCCTGGGAGATTACAAAAGAACAGAAAACGGTATTCCGGTCGTGTCTCCGCCTAATTTCAGCCAGACCTACACCGGTTACCAGCCTATTAAATGGTGCTACGACGAGCGTTTCCCATTCGATGACGAAAGCCGCAACGACAATGCGCACATTATTATGCGTTTGGGCGAAGTACTGTTGAACAAAGCCGAAGCATTGGCCGAGCTGGACAAAATGACGGCCACAGACTGGACCGCCACG
The genomic region above belongs to Dyadobacter pollutisoli and contains:
- a CDS encoding SusC/RagA family TonB-linked outer membrane protein; this encodes MTKSLACFALIILISGKSWGKTHFGAEEALLLSTSNASTANADRQVTGKVTDGTSSEGLPGVNVVIKGSQTGTVTDVNGSYSLSIPDEGAILVFSYVGYLSQEVIAGTRSTIDLQLVADSKALSEVVVVGYGTQKKVNLTGAVDQVGQEVFQNRPISNIAQGLVGAIPNLNLRMLDGKPTQSPNFNIRGTTSIGQGGSALVLIDGVEGDPRVLNPNDIESVSVLKDAASASIYGARAAFGVVLITTKMPVEGKTSISYSANYAIKSPTEVPDNITDSYPWAQGFSDAWSRWNDNGSTPTAINKTISFSPAYLAEIKRRYEDPSLPRIEVNPTTGEYQYFYSTDWYKQLYKERFSAQDHNLSISGGSDKATFLLSGRYNGQSGLFRYNSDNYKMYNLRAKGSIQLTPWLRIDNNTEYSSQKYHQPLNVGEGSGIYRNIADEGHPLAPLLNPDGTLSFSAAYTVGDYYIGKNAVDQTQRFLKNQIAAKAQFFDKALSIRANMTFQSTDIGSQQNRVQVPYSRAKGVIGYTGTNTNDIQERKRTTNYLATNFYADYNKTFNEAHNLTLLAGINYEQSVYSNLTAQRNGIIYSGVEDINLALGQSIVTNGGYQKWAIAGGFFRVNYNFRERYLLEVNGRYDGSSKFPTDQQWAFFPSASAGWRVSEEPFWQVSPKVLSNVKLRASYGSLGNGNIDPYTFNEKFAIGQSGRVINGIRPQATRQPNVVPDGLTWETSTTGNIGLEFSSLNKRLTFVGDFYRRWTSDMFTFGQTLPAVFGTGVPKGNYADLKTTGWELSINWADHFTMGSKPFNYSARFTLADSKAIITKYNNPDKNLTDYYEGQQVGEIWGYRVEGLFRTQAEIADSPSQSNIPNTNTRKNYVGDIKFKNLDGDNTIYQGQNRVGNSGDKTIIGNSESRYIFGMNLSGDWNGFFVAGLFQGVMKQDWYPSSEARFWGQYNRPYNAYPRWQQNNMFREELGNFDAYLPRLVGYTAQGSGRALQVANDRYLQNAAYIRLRNLQIGYTIPNSIVSKIHARDLKVYLSAENIWTWSPMYKWTRDTDVTSIYGSDRDLSGGTSGDGYNYPMLKAVSLGLTLNF
- a CDS encoding RagB/SusD family nutrient uptake outer membrane protein is translated as MKTIKLYNYTLALLLVCSVSSCDLTEVPVETATNEAVFSSEGGLDLYTNSFYDLLPGTDAGVFQDDDNSDLIARNGVDNYLAPGALSPITSGGWVWTDLRNINYFIENAEKSSVPTKNHYLGVARFFRALFYFDKVKRFGDVPWIDRTIPVTDEETLYGKRQDRFEVMDNVLADLNYAIANITLTSDPTVTRITKNVARAYKTRICLYEASFRKYHTEYSKQATANTWYEEVVKEANAITGFTLHEGVAPERAYRDMFIAKSAFTDETILSVALSASLQVFSSANRRFISPTYGNRPSLTRRFINTYLNLDGTPFTSKAGYQTTPFVEEVKNRDLRLKQTIRLGDYKRTENGIPVVSPPNFSQTYTGYQPIKWCYDERFPFDDESRNDNAHIIMRLGEVLLNKAEALAELDKMTATDWTATIGALRKRAGITGATLTTVPTVADPYMVAFFGGKFTNPVLLEVLRDRGVEMIFEGLRPDDLKRWKLGELFQTAPMNGMYVPALGEYDLNGDGKNDVYFYQGTKPTSSTAGIAFVDVSPSTAVGRLQLSNGTSGEIMWNPGAREWADKKYLYPIPEADRTRNAALGQNPGW